The nucleotide window CGTCGTCCGGGAGCCCGGTCCCATCCGCGTCCTCGGCCTCTCCACGACAGCCATGGACGCCAACTTTCCCAGGTATTCGACGTCCGACGCGCTGCTCGAGATTGCGCTGGCGCACGCCGGCACGCTCGGCGCCGAGACGAAGCTCCTCAAGGCCAACGAGCTCAGGGTCCGCAACTGCGAGGGGTATTACTCGAAGAGTGCGCACGCCTGTACCTGGCCCTGTTCCATCACCCAGATGGACTCCAAGGACCAGATGGCCGAGGTCTACGAGGGGCTCATCTTCTGGGCGGACGCCGTCATCGTGGCGTCACCGATTCGCTGGGGGAGTGCCAGTTCCCTCTACTTCAAGTTGATCGAGCGCATGAACTGCATCCAGAACCAGATCACCATCCGGGACCGGGTGCTGATCCGCGACAAGGCGGCGGCGTTCATCATCACGGGAGGGCAGGACAACGTGCAGGCGGTGGCCGGGCAGATGTTGATGTTCTTCTCGGAACTGGGATTCGACTTCCCCCAGTTTCCGTTCATCGCCCATAGCCGCGGGTGGTCGGCGGAGGACATGGAACGGAACGTCGAGGTGGTCCGGGAAAGCTCGGAGTTGCACGAGGGCGCCCGGGCGCTGGCGGCGCGGACGCTGGCCAAGGCCACGGCGCTGGTGGCGGCTGGGCAGGGGGCGGAGCGGACGCCGCGCGGGGGGCGAAAGGCTCACCGGATGACGCGCGCGGACTTGCCCTAGCCGTCGCTGACGAACACCTCGCGCCGCGCCGACCAACGCGCGCCGAGAGCGGTGAGGCCGGCAGCGCCGATGATGCTCTCGGCCATCGGGAACGCGACCTGTTCCTCCT belongs to Gemmatimonadales bacterium and includes:
- a CDS encoding NAD(P)H-dependent oxidoreductase is translated as MSANADAGWLDLGPIDELKATPLRQITLGKLKIALSCRNGVFGAVSGVCNHAAGPLGEGTLDGEYIVCPWHHWKFHRSTGEGEPGFEEDRVPRHEVREEGGRLLLNPVPASKRHAAPHERHPLERPVVREPGPIRVLGLSTTAMDANFPRYSTSDALLEIALAHAGTLGAETKLLKANELRVRNCEGYYSKSAHACTWPCSITQMDSKDQMAEVYEGLIFWADAVIVASPIRWGSASSLYFKLIERMNCIQNQITIRDRVLIRDKAAAFIITGGQDNVQAVAGQMLMFFSELGFDFPQFPFIAHSRGWSAEDMERNVEVVRESSELHEGARALAARTLAKATALVAAGQGAERTPRGGRKAHRMTRADLP